In Candidatus Vicinibacter proximus, the following are encoded in one genomic region:
- a CDS encoding replication protein, with protein MLGYKQTTHVPNEVFDKWLAILTESELKILLVIIRQTYGWIDRYTGRRKLRDRITRTQFMMKAGLSARIVSKTLNSLLKRGLIQISDENLKSLIYPHERKGKSILLYSINPGNLMTETREQCYPSLGNGSAYNKTNIKLKETNY; from the coding sequence ATGTTGGGATATAAACAAACAACTCATGTACCAAATGAGGTATTTGATAAGTGGTTAGCAATATTAACAGAATCAGAGTTAAAAATACTACTTGTAATAATCAGACAAACCTATGGTTGGATTGATAGATATACAGGAAGAAGGAAATTGCGAGATAGGATCACTAGAACTCAGTTTATGATGAAAGCTGGATTGTCGGCAAGGATAGTGTCTAAAACGCTCAATTCTCTCCTTAAACGAGGTTTGATTCAAATAAGTGATGAGAACCTCAAATCACTAATTTACCCCCACGAAAGAAAAGGTAAATCTATTCTCCTATATTCCATAAACCCAGGGAACTTAATGACAGAAACTAGGGAACAATGTTATCCTAGTCTAGGGAACGGAAGTGCCTATAACAAAACTAATATTAAACTAAAGGAAACTAATTATTGA
- the mnmA gene encoding tRNA 2-thiouridine(34) synthase MnmA: protein MSKHGKILVAMSGGIDSTVAAMMLHEQGYEVVGITMKTWDYSSSGGSKKETGCCSLDSLQDARKVSVDMGFHHFILDIRDEFGDAVIDNFVEEYLAGRTPNPCVLCNTHIKWNALLKRADGLDCEFIATGHYARINQLEGRYYVSKARDLVKDQSYVLWGLEQDALRRSKFPLAEFLKTEIRQMAHDQGYDNLAKKAESYEICFVPDNDYRGFLKRRVEGLETKVSGGNFVDQQGKILGKHEGYPFYTIGQRKGLGMAFGKPMFVTDIFPDSNTVVLGEEEELSRPAMEVSRINWLKYDSVSPDTELVTKVRYKDPGHVSNIIMDGDKINVSFHSKVKGIAPGQSAVVYEGDDVICGGIIRNSLFANQHFQ from the coding sequence ATGAGCAAGCATGGAAAGATATTGGTGGCGATGAGTGGTGGCATAGACAGCACGGTGGCGGCTATGATGCTGCATGAACAGGGCTATGAGGTGGTAGGCATTACCATGAAGACCTGGGATTACAGTTCGTCGGGAGGCTCCAAGAAGGAAACTGGTTGCTGTTCGCTTGATTCACTGCAGGATGCCCGAAAAGTGTCTGTGGACATGGGTTTTCACCATTTTATTCTGGATATCAGAGACGAGTTTGGGGATGCAGTGATTGACAATTTTGTGGAAGAATATTTGGCGGGTCGCACGCCTAATCCATGTGTCCTGTGCAATACACACATCAAATGGAATGCCTTACTCAAGCGTGCGGATGGTCTGGATTGTGAGTTCATCGCGACCGGTCACTATGCCCGTATCAATCAGCTGGAGGGGCGTTACTATGTTTCGAAAGCCAGAGATCTGGTCAAAGATCAATCTTATGTTCTCTGGGGTTTGGAGCAGGATGCCCTCCGACGCAGCAAATTTCCTCTGGCTGAGTTCCTTAAAACCGAGATCAGGCAAATGGCACATGATCAGGGATATGATAATCTAGCCAAGAAAGCAGAGAGTTATGAGATATGTTTTGTTCCTGACAACGATTACCGAGGCTTTCTTAAAAGAAGAGTAGAAGGTTTAGAGACTAAGGTAAGTGGAGGAAATTTTGTAGATCAGCAGGGAAAAATTCTTGGAAAACACGAAGGCTATCCATTTTACACCATCGGTCAGCGCAAAGGACTTGGCATGGCATTTGGAAAACCAATGTTTGTAACGGATATATTTCCGGATAGTAATACCGTGGTTCTGGGTGAAGAAGAAGAGCTTTCCAGGCCTGCCATGGAGGTAAGCAGAATCAACTGGTTAAAATACGATTCTGTTTCTCCTGATACTGAGCTGGTGACTAAAGTGAGATATAAGGACCCTGGACATGTTTCCAATATTATTATGGATGGAGATAAAATAAATGTCAGTTTTCATTCCAAAGTTAAAGGTATAGCACCCGGGCAGTCTGCTGTCGTGTATGAGGGAGATGATGTAATATGTGGTGGAATAATTCGGAATTCGTTATTTGCAAATCAACATTTTCAATGA
- a CDS encoding replication protein, translated as MLGYKQTTHVPNEVFDKWLAILTESEIKILLVIIRQTYGWIDRYTGRRKLRDRITRTQFMMKAGLSARIVSKTLNSLLKRGLIQISDENLKPLIYSSDRKGKFILLYSINPGNLMAETREQSYPRLGNGSAYNKTNIKLKETKLNSTHFMTNSLKSVGEILIDPRF; from the coding sequence ATGCTCGGATATAAACAAACAACTCATGTGCCAAATGAGGTATTTGATAAGTGGTTAGCAATATTAACAGAGTCAGAGATAAAAATATTACTAGTAATTATCAGACAAACCTATGGTTGGATTGATAGATATACAGGAAGAAGGAAATTGCGAGATAGGATCACTAGAACTCAGTTTATGATGAAAGCTGGATTGTCGGCAAGGATAGTGTCTAAAACGCTCAATTCTCTCCTTAAACGAGGTTTGATTCAAATAAGTGATGAGAACCTAAAACCTTTAATTTACTCCTCTGATCGGAAAGGTAAATTCATTCTCCTATATTCCATAAATCCAGGGAACTTAATGGCAGAAACTAGGGAACAAAGTTATCCAAGACTAGGGAACGGAAGTGCCTATAACAAAACTAATATTAAACTAAAGGAAACAAAACTAAATTCAACTCATTTTATGACAAATTCTTTGAAGTCAGTTGGGGAAATATTGATTGATCCTAGGTTTTAG
- a CDS encoding helix-turn-helix transcriptional regulator — protein sequence MYRKKSPLTQSDMGFLVDIKDISNISRYEKGQRKPSIEILITYHLLFNCPIESFFTQESEQVRQKLIPRLKELIQEIKKQQITLKDTPKINFLEEVIIRLNI from the coding sequence ATGTATAGAAAGAAATCGCCTCTAACACAAAGCGATATGGGATTTCTTGTTGACATTAAGGACATTTCAAATATCTCCAGATATGAAAAAGGACAAAGAAAACCTTCAATAGAAATATTGATCACATATCATTTATTGTTTAACTGCCCAATTGAATCATTTTTCACACAAGAATCAGAGCAAGTAAGGCAAAAATTGATACCGCGTTTAAAGGAATTAATTCAGGAAATAAAAAAGCAACAAATAACATTAAAGGACACCCCTAAAATTAATTTTCTTGAAGAAGTTATTATAAGATTAAACATTTAA
- a CDS encoding Na+ dependent nucleoside transporter: protein MLDILRSLLGILVLVLICYALSAHRKKIDWKLVGTGLLLQLVFAILVLKIPIVKKLFEALASIFVVFLDFTKEGSRFLFGKEMIDNIPAYGYIFAIQVLPTVLFFSAFTSMLYYLGVLQKIVYGIAWIMNRTMRLSGAESLSAAGNIFLGQTEAPLLIKPYIEHMTRSEVLCVMVGGMATIAGGVLAAYVGFLGGTDPVQQQIYATHLLSASIMSAPAALVASKMLLPETEPEKINTEIHISKDKIGANLLEAISNGTSDGLRLAVNVGAMLIVFTALIYMVNFVLQNSIGEWFGLNDLVKEFTAGKYTHFSLQFILGMICAPLAWLLGVPYADMMYAGQLLGEKTILNEFYAYTTMGNFKLNGLMSERGLIICTYALCGFSNFASIGIQIGGIGALAPNQKSTLAELGIKALIGGTVACFFTAAIAGLII, encoded by the coding sequence ATGTTAGACATTTTAAGAAGCTTACTTGGGATATTAGTCTTGGTACTGATCTGTTATGCCTTAAGTGCACATAGAAAAAAAATAGATTGGAAACTGGTTGGGACAGGATTGCTGTTACAATTAGTTTTTGCCATCCTGGTATTAAAGATCCCGATTGTAAAAAAACTATTCGAAGCGCTTGCCAGTATTTTTGTCGTATTTCTGGACTTCACAAAAGAGGGATCCCGTTTTTTATTCGGAAAGGAAATGATAGACAATATACCCGCCTATGGATATATTTTTGCCATTCAGGTCTTACCTACCGTTCTCTTCTTTTCGGCATTCACCTCCATGCTCTACTACCTGGGTGTTCTTCAAAAGATAGTTTACGGAATTGCCTGGATCATGAATCGCACGATGCGGCTTTCAGGCGCTGAGAGCCTTTCTGCGGCCGGAAACATCTTTCTGGGGCAAACAGAGGCACCATTACTTATAAAGCCCTATATAGAGCACATGACCCGGTCAGAAGTGCTCTGTGTGATGGTCGGAGGAATGGCCACCATTGCCGGAGGTGTTTTGGCTGCCTATGTAGGATTTCTGGGTGGAACGGATCCGGTCCAGCAACAAATCTATGCGACTCATCTGCTTTCTGCCTCTATCATGTCCGCTCCAGCTGCTCTGGTGGCATCAAAAATGCTGTTACCCGAAACAGAACCTGAAAAAATTAATACGGAAATACACATTTCTAAAGATAAAATTGGCGCCAATCTTTTAGAAGCCATCTCGAATGGAACATCCGATGGCCTGAGACTTGCTGTGAATGTGGGTGCCATGCTGATCGTATTTACAGCATTGATTTACATGGTAAATTTTGTACTTCAAAATTCCATTGGAGAGTGGTTCGGTCTGAATGATCTGGTGAAAGAATTTACAGCCGGAAAATATACACACTTTTCACTACAATTTATTCTAGGTATGATCTGCGCGCCGCTTGCCTGGTTGTTGGGTGTTCCATATGCGGATATGATGTATGCCGGACAGTTACTGGGAGAAAAAACTATTCTCAATGAGTTCTATGCGTATACGACTATGGGAAATTTTAAACTCAACGGACTTATGAGTGAAAGAGGTCTCATTATTTGTACATATGCTTTATGTGGATTCTCAAATTTTGCTTCGATAGGGATTCAGATCGGAGGCATTGGTGCGCTTGCGCCAAATCAGAAATCAACCCTTGCAGAACTTGGCATCAAAGCACTCATTGGAGGAACAGTAGCTTGTTTTTTCACCGCCGCAATTGCAGGTCTGATTATATAA
- a CDS encoding type IV secretion system DNA-binding domain-containing protein, with amino-acid sequence MDNEITYFAKVGWRNDQRIFGIKQADRLMHTYMIGKTGTGKSTCLETMIMQDIEHGRGCCLLDPHGDLVEKIARNIPEHRKKDLIYFNIPDPNLNLRYNPFKKMSYEKRSLVASGILDVFSKLWDSAWGVKLEHILRHAILTLLDQPEASIADIPEILLNKEFRRNAIRYVKSESVKKFWKREFPEYNKYDLLPVMNKIGGMLVHPVIKRVLIDNTEEVSLRKAMDEKKIILVNLSKGHVGGDVAHILGALFITSIASASFSRVDTEENKRVPFMVYMDEFHNFTTLSLVNMFSELRKFKVGMILAHQYMHQLDEEIK; translated from the coding sequence ATGGACAATGAAATCACATATTTTGCAAAAGTTGGTTGGAGAAATGATCAAAGAATATTTGGTATTAAACAAGCAGATCGCTTAATGCATACATATATGATTGGTAAAACTGGTACAGGAAAATCAACATGCTTAGAGACTATGATTATGCAGGACATTGAACACGGTCGAGGCTGCTGTTTATTAGATCCTCATGGCGATTTAGTAGAGAAAATTGCAAGGAATATTCCAGAGCATCGAAAGAAGGACTTAATATATTTCAATATTCCAGATCCAAATCTTAATTTGAGATATAATCCATTCAAGAAAATGTCTTATGAAAAGAGATCATTAGTGGCTTCAGGAATCTTAGATGTATTCTCAAAGTTATGGGATAGTGCATGGGGTGTTAAACTAGAGCATATTCTAAGGCATGCAATACTGACACTACTCGACCAACCAGAAGCTAGTATTGCAGACATTCCAGAAATCTTGTTAAACAAAGAATTTAGAAGAAATGCAATTCGATACGTTAAAAGTGAAAGTGTAAAGAAGTTTTGGAAAAGAGAGTTCCCGGAGTACAACAAATATGACTTACTCCCTGTAATGAACAAGATAGGTGGAATGCTTGTCCATCCAGTGATTAAAAGAGTTTTAATAGATAATACAGAGGAGGTATCACTCCGTAAAGCAATGGATGAAAAGAAGATAATTCTAGTTAATCTATCTAAAGGCCATGTTGGAGGTGATGTAGCTCATATACTTGGTGCTTTGTTTATTACTTCTATTGCTTCGGCTTCTTTTAGTCGTGTGGATACTGAAGAAAACAAAAGAGTTCCATTTATGGTGTACATGGATGAATTTCATAACTTCACTACCTTGTCGTTAGTTAATATGTTCTCTGAATTACGGAAATTCAAGGTAGGCATGATTCTAGCTCACCAATACATGCATCAACTTGATGAAGAAATTAAATGA
- a CDS encoding YegP family protein: MEVKFPKYVIDFAKNGEFMWNLFATNGQIILTSSEQYISRQNCLLSIDKSKKNVADSDFQRKTASNGQFYFLQRADNYEDLGRSEYYNSLITLEQGIESVKRNAPIANIEDKTK, translated from the coding sequence ATGGAAGTAAAATTTCCAAAGTATGTAATTGATTTTGCCAAAAACGGCGAGTTTATGTGGAATTTGTTTGCAACAAATGGGCAAATTATTCTTACAAGTAGTGAACAATACATTAGTAGGCAAAATTGCTTACTGAGTATTGATAAGAGTAAAAAGAATGTTGCTGACTCAGATTTTCAGCGGAAAACTGCAAGTAATGGTCAATTTTATTTCTTACAGCGAGCCGATAATTATGAAGATCTCGGAAGAAGTGAATATTATAATTCATTAATTACTCTTGAACAAGGAATTGAATCAGTAAAAAGGAATGCTCCTATTGCTAACATTGAAGACAAGACAAAGTAA
- a CDS encoding helix-turn-helix transcriptional regulator, producing MYKPSNYMRMYRKKSGLSQKDVKFLLEYIQDSSICRMEKGQRTPKIDVLLVYHLLFTTTVESHFELRSTMIEPILIQNCKNSVNHIKKETFNSRLNSIKIKSL from the coding sequence ATGTACAAACCTTCGAATTACATGAGAATGTATCGGAAGAAATCTGGACTGAGTCAAAAGGATGTTAAATTTTTGCTTGAATATATTCAAGATTCAAGTATATGCCGTATGGAAAAAGGGCAGAGAACGCCCAAGATAGATGTACTTTTGGTGTATCATTTACTATTCACTACTACAGTGGAATCACATTTTGAGCTTCGAAGTACAATGATTGAACCAATATTAATCCAAAATTGTAAGAATTCAGTAAATCATATTAAAAAAGAAACATTCAATTCACGCCTGAATTCAATTAAAATTAAATCCTTGTAG
- a CDS encoding recombinase family protein — MKKVFGYTRVSTIKQGNGVSLQEQKEAIIRYANKHQLEIIEWFEELETAAKQGRPLFTKMLKLIREKKAVGTVIHKIDRSARNLRDWASLGDLIDEGYEIHFAHESLDLNERGGRLAADIQAVIASDYIRNLRDEAIKGLYGRLKQGIFPFAAPIGYLNTGSGKLKEIDPVMGPLVKKAFELYATEKYNLVSLADKMNSLGLRNLNNNLVTKSTLSIIFNNPYYTGVMKIKDKNFPGNHEPLIGSALFNKVQSVLKGKTNTKILKHGYLFNKLIKCKECEHSLTGEKQKGTVYYRCHMKGCKTKGLKEEFIERNIISEFENISLQDTEKCILDELINNLENTNRITEEEMLKLIRLQESQLNLKLERLTDALIDNNIDKVSFEERKGNIFIERKELEERRTHIEEKINQIFLKTKLFFELLKNLKNSYILGNVEEKRKLLKIISSNLLVEGKKLMITMRNPFQDMALIQLVSSSGQDQANPRTCTSEIANQANSVDKDEIRERMQELVDRVMGYFKQYPNEIELEDNNE; from the coding sequence ATGAAAAAAGTATTTGGATATACAAGAGTCTCTACGATTAAACAAGGGAACGGCGTTTCACTTCAAGAACAAAAAGAGGCTATTATTCGCTATGCAAATAAGCATCAATTAGAGATAATAGAATGGTTCGAAGAATTAGAAACGGCAGCTAAACAAGGTAGACCATTGTTTACAAAAATGCTTAAGTTAATAAGAGAGAAAAAAGCTGTCGGAACAGTAATTCATAAGATAGATAGAAGTGCTAGAAATTTAAGAGATTGGGCTTCCTTAGGTGATTTAATCGATGAAGGTTATGAAATTCACTTTGCTCATGAAAGTTTAGATTTAAATGAAAGAGGGGGAAGACTTGCCGCCGATATTCAAGCGGTTATTGCATCAGATTATATAAGAAACCTTCGTGATGAAGCAATTAAAGGATTATACGGAAGATTAAAACAAGGCATCTTCCCATTTGCAGCACCAATTGGCTATCTAAATACAGGAAGCGGTAAACTAAAAGAAATTGATCCAGTTATGGGGCCATTGGTGAAGAAAGCATTTGAACTATATGCCACTGAAAAGTACAATTTAGTTTCGTTAGCAGATAAAATGAATTCACTAGGTCTTCGAAACTTAAATAATAATTTAGTAACTAAGTCTACTTTATCAATAATTTTCAATAACCCATATTATACTGGAGTTATGAAAATTAAAGATAAAAACTTTCCTGGCAATCATGAACCTTTAATTGGCAGTGCTTTGTTTAATAAGGTACAAAGTGTATTAAAAGGTAAAACAAATACTAAAATCCTAAAGCATGGATATTTGTTTAATAAACTAATCAAATGCAAAGAATGTGAACATTCTTTGACTGGTGAAAAGCAAAAAGGAACTGTTTATTATAGATGCCACATGAAAGGTTGTAAAACTAAAGGATTAAAAGAAGAGTTCATTGAAAGAAATATTATTTCAGAATTTGAAAATATTAGTTTACAGGATACAGAAAAGTGCATATTAGATGAGTTAATAAACAATCTCGAAAACACAAATAGAATCACAGAAGAAGAGATGCTAAAATTAATTCGACTTCAAGAAAGTCAATTGAACCTAAAGTTAGAGAGATTAACAGATGCTTTGATTGATAACAACATTGATAAAGTCTCATTCGAAGAAAGAAAAGGAAATATATTTATAGAAAGGAAAGAATTGGAAGAGAGAAGAACTCATATTGAGGAAAAAATCAATCAAATATTTCTAAAGACTAAATTATTCTTCGAACTACTAAAAAACCTTAAGAATTCGTATATTCTAGGAAATGTTGAAGAAAAACGAAAATTGTTAAAAATCATTAGTTCGAACCTCCTAGTCGAAGGTAAAAAGCTTATGATTACAATGCGTAATCCATTTCAGGATATGGCTTTGATACAGCTTGTATCATCAAGCGGACAAGACCAAGCCAACCCTCGAACATGTACATCAGAAATTGCCAATCAGGCAAATTCTGTGGATAAAGATGAAATTCGAGAAAGAATGCAAGAACTTGTAGACAGAGTTATGGGGTATTTTAAGCAGTATCCAAATGAGATTGAATTAGAAGATAATAATGAATAA
- a CDS encoding HlyD family efflux transporter periplasmic adaptor subunit, giving the protein MSFEDNILTEDIRLNPKRELNQFIPAPRGCILYSGITMIAIALVLVLIISFVLQYPDVIEGPAKITTLIPPVELFSPQSNKIQYLLIKEGDVIKKGERIAVLNSETDFLDLDTIFNQIDQFSNIKDNNDYLKIQLVDHYKLGILQSDYSKILSTLSELKYYIIDNSSELKINLINKRLTILEKLKKLHQNNIKISLSETKLIENEIKKKIFLEKDGVVSSTEIDKDSLKMFQNEKNRSSFFSDLYQNDGKELELILEKAELINIRNLLIQKKESELKAIIITLKIKIEDWRKQFEIRAEADGIIEFNDLLKPGLLLTQGQHYLTIIPTQTPNPILCYALIPSSGFGRLTIGQEASIELYAYRKEEYGRIKARVNKFTKIPQKINNEVATYRVELQIGDSLITDYNKILPINQNLEGKVQIITNKKRLIQRIFEKLSPIFEKLY; this is encoded by the coding sequence TTGTCATTTGAAGATAACATATTAACCGAAGACATTAGATTAAATCCTAAAAGGGAATTAAATCAATTTATTCCTGCACCAAGGGGATGCATTCTTTATTCAGGAATTACTATGATTGCAATTGCATTAGTTTTAGTATTAATAATTTCGTTCGTGCTTCAATATCCAGATGTAATAGAAGGTCCAGCAAAAATAACTACTCTAATACCACCTGTTGAGCTATTTTCTCCACAGTCTAATAAAATACAATATCTACTGATTAAAGAAGGAGATGTAATTAAGAAAGGTGAAAGAATTGCTGTTCTTAATAGCGAAACTGATTTTCTGGATTTAGATACAATTTTTAATCAAATTGATCAATTTTCAAATATAAAGGATAATAATGATTATTTGAAAATTCAACTTGTTGATCACTATAAATTAGGAATTTTGCAAAGTGACTATAGTAAAATATTAAGTACATTGAGTGAGTTGAAATATTATATAATTGATAATTCAAGCGAATTAAAAATAAATTTAATCAACAAACGTTTAACCATTTTAGAAAAGTTAAAAAAATTACATCAAAATAACATAAAAATAAGCCTCAGTGAAACAAAGTTAATTGAAAATGAAATTAAGAAGAAAATATTTTTAGAAAAAGATGGGGTGGTTAGTTCAACAGAAATTGATAAAGATTCTTTAAAAATGTTTCAAAATGAAAAAAATAGAAGCTCATTCTTTTCGGATCTATATCAAAATGATGGCAAAGAACTTGAACTTATTCTTGAGAAAGCAGAATTAATTAATATTAGAAATTTATTGATTCAAAAAAAAGAAAGTGAATTGAAAGCAATAATTATAACTTTAAAAATCAAAATAGAAGATTGGAGAAAACAATTTGAAATACGCGCTGAAGCTGATGGAATAATAGAGTTTAATGATTTATTAAAACCTGGATTGCTATTAACACAAGGACAACATTACTTAACTATTATTCCAACTCAAACTCCAAATCCAATTTTATGCTATGCACTAATTCCTTCATCAGGATTCGGAAGGCTGACTATTGGTCAAGAAGCAAGTATTGAACTATATGCATATAGAAAAGAAGAGTACGGAAGAATAAAAGCAAGAGTCAATAAATTCACTAAAATTCCTCAAAAAATTAATAATGAAGTAGCAACTTATAGAGTCGAACTTCAAATAGGTGATAGTCTAATAACAGATTATAATAAAATTTTACCTATCAATCAGAATCTAGAAGGTAAAGTGCAGATAATTACAAATAAGAAAAGATTGATTCAAAGAATATTTGAAAAATTGAGTCCTATTTTTGAGAAATTGTATTAA
- the lexA gene encoding repressor LexA has translation MIEFLSKNDKRVYSLIRNRLIHGLESPKLREINEILGRSSPRSAVLALMRLEEAGLIRRMEGNKIHLTTISLQSDLSISTVKVPLVGSIAAGNPILAEQDITAYIPITFAIAKPGNKYFLLRVVGDSMNEAIVKGEKIEEGCLLLVQQQSTAENGQIIVALINEEATVKVFERKNQFVFLKPRSTNPIHKPIVLSENCLIQGVIVAVLPADLY, from the coding sequence ATGATTGAATTTTTAAGTAAAAATGACAAAAGAGTGTATTCCCTGATTAGGAACCGATTAATACATGGGTTAGAAAGTCCTAAATTAAGGGAAATAAACGAGATTTTAGGGAGATCATCTCCAAGGTCTGCTGTTTTAGCATTGATGCGGTTGGAAGAGGCAGGCTTAATCAGAAGAATGGAGGGTAATAAGATTCATTTGACTACCATATCCTTACAATCGGATTTATCAATCTCTACAGTTAAAGTTCCACTTGTTGGTTCCATTGCTGCCGGTAACCCAATCCTTGCTGAACAGGATATCACAGCTTATATTCCAATAACTTTTGCTATTGCTAAACCTGGTAATAAATATTTTTTATTACGAGTTGTTGGAGATTCAATGAATGAAGCAATAGTGAAGGGTGAAAAAATTGAGGAAGGATGTTTATTGCTTGTTCAACAACAATCAACCGCGGAGAACGGTCAAATAATAGTTGCTTTAATAAACGAGGAAGCAACCGTTAAAGTATTTGAAAGAAAAAATCAATTTGTATTTCTGAAGCCAAGATCAACTAATCCAATTCACAAGCCAATTGTATTATCAGAAAATTGTTTAATCCAAGGAGTTATAGTCGCTGTACTCCCAGCAGATCTTTATTAA
- a CDS encoding type II toxin-antitoxin system PemK/MazF family toxin yields MKDFDSWNREKKNLENIGHATLSFHEREIWWCSIGLNLGDEQDGKNELFERPVLIIKKFNNKICWVLPMTTKQKDGIYYHQLEHDGKIFSVILSQIRLVSVKRFRRFIRKISPHQFEKIQNKLASFLKKEA; encoded by the coding sequence ATGAAGGATTTCGATTCTTGGAACAGAGAAAAGAAAAATTTGGAAAATATAGGTCATGCAACACTTTCATTTCACGAACGAGAAATTTGGTGGTGCTCAATTGGTCTCAATTTAGGGGATGAACAAGATGGAAAGAATGAATTATTTGAACGACCAGTGTTAATTATAAAAAAGTTTAACAACAAAATATGCTGGGTTTTGCCGATGACAACTAAACAAAAAGATGGAATTTATTACCATCAATTGGAACATGACGGCAAGATTTTCTCAGTTATTCTCTCCCAAATACGCTTAGTAAGTGTCAAACGGTTCCGACGGTTTATACGAAAGATTTCTCCACATCAATTTGAGAAGATCCAAAATAAACTTGCGAGTTTTTTAAAGAAAGAAGCCTAA
- a CDS encoding helix-turn-helix domain-containing protein, with product MEVICLEDEAFYALIDRVVSRIKEKEGIKEDRWISTEEAMTKLRIKSKTTLQKLRDEGKIRFSQPQKKIILYDNDSLLEYLEKHVKPSL from the coding sequence ATGGAAGTCATTTGTCTTGAGGATGAAGCCTTTTATGCTTTGATAGATCGAGTAGTTTCCCGGATTAAAGAAAAAGAAGGCATCAAAGAAGATAGGTGGATTTCCACAGAAGAAGCCATGACTAAGCTTAGAATTAAAAGCAAAACTACCTTACAGAAATTGAGAGATGAAGGCAAAATCCGGTTCTCTCAACCTCAAAAAAAGATTATTCTTTACGATAATGATTCCCTTCTTGAATATTTGGAAAAGCATGTAAAACCAAGTTTATGA